The genomic region GGCAGCTGCCTCGCGGTCGCCGCAGGCCAGGTCGTTCCAGATGAGCACCATGGCGATGCAGCGGGCGAGTCCGACGATGATCAGGCCGGTTCTGTACTCCGGCAGGTCCGGCAGCAGCAGCCAGCCGAGCGCAAACATCAGCGCGGGCCCGATCAGCCAGTTCATCACCAGCGACGAGATCAGCAGCCGCTTGTCGCCGGTGACCTTGCGGGTCTCGTGGTAGCGGACCTTCGCCAGCACCGGGTACATCATCACCAGCAGACCGATCGCGATCGGCAGCGAGACCGACCCGATCTTCACCGTGTCCAACGCTGTCGGCAGACCCGGGATCACGCGACCCAGGATCAGACCGAGGGCCATCGCAGCGATGATCCAGACAGGGAGGAAACGGTCAAGGGTGGAGAGTTTCCGCATCCCCGGCGCGGCGTCCGGGGCGGTGGTCGTGACCATCTGACAAACATTCCTCATAGACGCTGATCGATGTCCGTCATCATCACCAAGACATCGACTTCTGTCAATGTGACCGGCATACTGCAGTGATGAGCCCGACCACGATGCTGCCGATCACGGACGTGTCTCCGGCGGGAGCGTTGGTACGCGAGCCGATGACGGCCGAGGCCGCAGCCGATCTGTCCCGCGCGTTCAAGGCCATCGCCGACCCCGCGCGCCTGCGGTTGCTCTCGCTCATCGCCGCACATCAGGGCGGCGAGGCCTGCGTCTGCGACCTGACCGAGCCCCTCGGTCTCACCCAACCGACCGTGTCGCACCACCTCAAGGTGCTCCTCGACGCCGGACTGCTGACCCGCGACAAGCGCGGCGTCTGGGCGTTCTTCGCCGTCGTTCCGGCCACCTTCGACCGACTCGCCGCCGTGCTGTCCAGCGACACCCAGTCGGGTCCCTTCGTTTCCCCTGACCTCGGCGCGAGCCGCGCGTTGGCCGGGGGAACGCACTGACCCACATCCCGGAGGTGCGGATCCGACGCCTGCTCAGCCGGGACTGGCCGGAGGTCGAAGCGATCTACGCCGCCGGCATCGCCCAGGGAAATGCCACCTTCGAGACGTCCACCCCCAGCTGGGACGAGTTCGACCGGTCGAAACTGACCGACCACCGCCTCGTCGCTCATGACGATGACGCCGTTCTCGGCTGGGTGGCCGCATCCCCGGTGTCCGCACGAAGTGTCTACGCGGGCGTGGTCGAGCACTCCGTCTACGTCGCTCCTGCGCACACCGGCCGCGGAGTGGGCGCCGCACTGCTCGACGCACTCATCACGTCCACCGAGGCCGCGGGCATCTGGACCATCCAGTCATCGACCTTCCCCGAGAACACCGCCAGCCTCGCGCTGCACCACCGCGCCGGGTTCCGCACCGTCGGAGTCCGCGAACGAATCGCCCGACACCACGGCGTCTGGCGCGACACCATCCTCATCGAACGCCGAAGCGCGCGCTGAGAGGCAACGATCCGGTCGCCCGTGGTCGACCAACGGCCGGTTGAGGCCGGTGCACGACGTCGAGCGGCCAGATCGTTGCGGACGACTCAGCCGACCAGCCGCTGCTCGCGGCCGCCCTGCGACATCTGTGGGGGCGGGCCGGACTCACATGCCCTGGAGGAGTGCCTTCATCTCGGCGATCTCGGCGGTCTGGCTGGTGGTGATGGTGTCGGCCAGGGCCAGGGCGTCAGGGTTCTGACCGGAACCCTTCTCGGTCTTCGACATCTCGATCGCGCCCTCGTGATGGGCGATCATCATCTCGAGGAACATCTTGTCGAACGCGGCGCCGGTTGCTGCGGTGAGCTGCTGCATCTGCTCATCGGTCATCATCCCGGGCATCGCCGAACCGGAACCGTCGTTTCCGGTGCTGGAGCCGTGGTTCATCCCGCCCATGCCGCCCATGCCGGAGGACTGCGTCATCGGGGGCATCCCCCAGGCCTGCAACCAGCCGGTCATCTGCTCGATCTCCGGAGCCTGCGCGGCCTTGATCTTCACGGCCAGGGCCTTGACCTCGGGGCTCTCGGCGCGGTCCGGGGCCAGGTCGGCCATCGCGATCGCGCCCTGGTGATGGACGGTCATCATCTGCGCGAACATCACGTCCGCGGCGTTGTGCGCAGTGTCCACGGCTGACGAGCCGCCCGCGGCGGACCCGGCGGTCGCGCTGCCGGCGCCGTTGCCCATGGTGATGGACATCGAGGTCGCGCCGGGGGCGCCGGCGGTGGTGGTGTCGGTGCCGCACGCTGCGGCGGTCAGGGTCAGTACTGCTGCGGCGGCGAATGCGCCGACGCGTGATCGAACGTTCATGACAGAGGTCTTCCTGTGTGGTTGGGGGGTGTGGGAGCACGGCGAACACACTGATCACCAGGAGGTGGTCGGTGTGGGTGCTCTTCTAGACCCGCAACACGCAGAGAGATATCCGAGGCGGCCCGATGAGTGGTGGGCCCCTCGGGATCGACGTCGCCAGGCTCGCTGAACTGCGGGCGGCAAAGGGTTCGATGCGGCGGCGCACCGCCGCGAGCACGGCAAGCAGTACGGCGGCGCCGGCCCCGATGACCAGGAACAGGATGCAGGCGGTCATCGGAAGATCGCCCCCGCTCGGCGCGGCGGGCATCACCATCGCTGCCCCGGCAACGGGCATGACCGCGGCCATCTCGACAGCACCGTGCCCGTCGTGCGAGTCGGAGACAGCCGACACGGCCGGGGAATCACCCAGCATCGAGCCGTGATGGCCGCCCGCCGCGTCGTGCTGGCTGAGCACATGCATCGCGATCACACCGGTGAGAACCAGCGACACCAGCAGCCAACGCAGCACTGCGGACCGCACGCTCGGGCGCGGTGCAGCGGGCGTTGACGGGGTCACGCCTCCCAGTGTGCACGCCCGCAACCGGGTCACGGAAAACTTCCGCAGCGATGGCGGCGCTGGAGTTGTCAGCATCACCTGCGGTCGGTGGCTGTCCGTCACGGTCGCGCCGCAGGAGTCGCGGGCTCAGATTCCCGCGGGTCGAGCACGGCGCGCAGGGTGGCTTCCGGTCGCAGGTCCAGGCGTCGCAGGAGCTGAGCGTTGAGCGCGACGACGATCGTCGACAGCGACATCAGGATCGCGCCGATGGACATCGGCAGGACGAACCCGATCGGCGCCAGCACCCCAGCAGCAAGGGGAACGGAGAGCAGGTTGTAACCGGCGGCCCACCACAAGTTCTGCTTCATCTTGCGGTAGCTGGCCCGGGACAGTTCGATCACCGACAGCACCGACCGGGGGTCGTCGCTGGCCAGGATGACCCCGGCGGAGGCGATGGCGACGTCGGTACCGGCGCCGATGGCGATGCCGACATCGGCCTGCGCGAGTGCCGGCGCGTCGTTGACTCCGTCCCCGACCATGGCAACCTTGCGGCCCTCGCTCTGCAACTGCTGGACCTTGTCTGCCTTGTCCCCGGGGCGGACCCCGGCGAAGTACCGGTCGATGCCCAACTCGGTGGCCACCGAGTGCGCGACCGCCTCGGCGTCACCGGTGATCATCACGACCTGCACATTCCGGGCGTGCAGCGCGTCGATGGCCTTGCGCGATTCGGGGCGGATCTCGTCGGCCAGCTTCAGGGCGCCGACGACCTGCCCGTCGAACAGGACGTGCAGGATGATCGCCCCATCGGCCCGCCAGGCGTCGGCCACGTCCAGTTCGTGGCCGTTCTCCTGATCCAGCAGGTTCGGGCCACCGACCTGGACCCGGTGACCGTCGACCTGCGCGGACACCCCGACGGCCGGCGCGGAGCTGAAATCCCTTGCGGCACCGGGGTTCAGCCGGCGCGCGTGCGCCGCACCAACGATGGCCCGTGCCAGCGGGTGCTCGGAGTCGGTTTCGGCGGCGGCCGCGGCCGCCAGGACCGTGTCGGCGTCGTGGTCACCGACGGTGTGGATGTCTGTGACGGTCGGTTCACCCTTGGTGAGCGTGCCGGTCTTGTCGAACAGCACGGTGTCGACGGTGCGCATGCTCTCCAGGGCCAGGCGGTCCTTGATGAGCACGCCGCCCTTGGCCGCGCGTTCGGTGGCGATGGACACCACCAACGGGATCGCCAACCCCAGGGCATGCGGGCAGGCGATCACCAGAACCGTGATGGTCCGCACCACGGCGTCATCTGGCAATCCCACCAGGGTCCAGACGATCGCGGTGATCACCCCGGAGATCAGCGCGAACCAGAACAGCCAGCCTGCGGCGGTGTCGGCGATCCGCTGCGCCCGGGACGACGAGTTCTGCGCGTCGGCGACGAGCCGCTGGATGCCGGCCAGCGCGGTGTCACCACCCACCGCGGTGATCTCCACCCGAATCCCGGAATCGGTGGCCACCGTGCCGGCGACGACCTGGTCGTTCTCGCTGCGGCGCACGCTGCGGGATTCGCCGGTGATCATCGATTCGTCCATGCTCGCCGACCCCTGCACGATCCGGCCGTCAGCCGGCACCCGGCCGCCCGGCCGCACGATCACCAGATCGCCGACCTGCAACTCCGCCGGCGGAATCTTGACGACCTGCTCGCCGTCGAGCTTCTCCGCCTCGTCGGGCAGCAGCGCGGCCAGCGAGTCCAACGCAGACGTGGTCTGCGCGAGGGAACGCATCTCGATCCAGTGCCCGAGCAGCATGATCACGATCAGCAGGGCCAGTTCCCACCAGAAATCCAGCTCGTGATCCAGGATCCCCAAGCTGGAGCCCCAGGACGCCAGGAACGCCACCGTGATCGCCAACGCGATCAGCAGCATCATTCCGGGCTTGCGGGAACGCAGCTCGCTCACCGCCCCGGTGAGGAACGGCTTGCCGCCCCAGCCGTACATGAGCGTGCCCAGGATCGGGGAGATCCAGCTCCACCCGTCACCCCGTGGTAGCTCGTAGCCCAGCAGCATCGCGAACATCCGCGAGAACCCGACCACCGGGACTGCGACGACGAGCATGATCCAGAACAGCCGCCGGAACTGCCCGACGTGATCACCGTGACCGCCGTGACCGCCGTGACCGCCGTGGCCGGCGTGTTCGGTCGCCGCGGCGCGACCCTCGCGACTGCCGGAATCCGCTCCGGGGTCTCGACGGTCCGCCACTGTCGCCGTGTCGTGACCGTTGTGGTGCGCGCCCTGTTCGTTCATCTCATCCACCTCCGGTCAGAGCGCTGCCCGACAGGTGTTGGCGGACGGTGATCGCTCTGTGCAGATACCCCCAGGAGGTATCCAACCCACACCATACCCCCTAGGGGTATGGGCGTCGATGGGGAGCACCGCAGTCCGCAATCCGGACGACAGCACGAGGAAAACCGGGGCTTGACCAGGTCACCTGCTACGGCCCACGGTCAGGTCACCGCCCCGGGGACGGGTGATGCGCGGACACCGGGTCCGTCTTCGGGAGGTGGGTCGGCATCATCCGGCGCAGCACGGCCAGTTCCAGCAGCAGCACGGCGGTGCCCAACAGGAGCGCACCGACGATGTCGCTGGACCAGTGGACGCCGAGGTACAGCCGATCGAGCACCACCAGGACGACGAGGACCGACCAGATCGTGACGACCAGGAACCTGCGGACACCGCGGAGAACAGCCACCATTGCCAGCGCGCCGAACACCGCGACGACCCCGGTGACGTGTCCCGACGGGAAGGAGTTGTTCGTCTCCGGCATCAGCTGCATCGCGGCCGGCGGTCGGGGCCGGTCCACCCACAGTTTCGCCGCTTCGAGTGCGACAGCTGTCGCCACAGCGGCGCCCACCAGGAACGCAGCGCTCATCCGGTCCTTGCT from Nakamurella sp. A5-74 harbors:
- a CDS encoding metalloregulator ArsR/SmtB family transcription factor, with the translated sequence MTAEAAADLSRAFKAIADPARLRLLSLIAAHQGGEACVCDLTEPLGLTQPTVSHHLKVLLDAGLLTRDKRGVWAFFAVVPATFDRLAAVLSSDTQSGPFVSPDLGASRALAGGTH
- a CDS encoding N-acetyltransferase family protein — encoded protein: MPEVRIRRLLSRDWPEVEAIYAAGIAQGNATFETSTPSWDEFDRSKLTDHRLVAHDDDAVLGWVAASPVSARSVYAGVVEHSVYVAPAHTGRGVGAALLDALITSTEAAGIWTIQSSTFPENTASLALHHRAGFRTVGVRERIARHHGVWRDTILIERRSAR
- a CDS encoding DUF305 domain-containing protein translates to MNVRSRVGAFAAAAVLTLTAAACGTDTTTAGAPGATSMSITMGNGAGSATAGSAAGGSSAVDTAHNAADVMFAQMMTVHHQGAIAMADLAPDRAESPEVKALAVKIKAAQAPEIEQMTGWLQAWGMPPMTQSSGMGGMGGMNHGSSTGNDGSGSAMPGMMTDEQMQQLTAATGAAFDKMFLEMMIAHHEGAIEMSKTEKGSGQNPDALALADTITTSQTAEIAEMKALLQGM
- a CDS encoding heavy metal translocating P-type ATPase, encoding MNEQGAHHNGHDTATVADRRDPGADSGSREGRAAATEHAGHGGHGGHGGHGDHVGQFRRLFWIMLVVAVPVVGFSRMFAMLLGYELPRGDGWSWISPILGTLMYGWGGKPFLTGAVSELRSRKPGMMLLIALAITVAFLASWGSSLGILDHELDFWWELALLIVIMLLGHWIEMRSLAQTTSALDSLAALLPDEAEKLDGEQVVKIPPAELQVGDLVIVRPGGRVPADGRIVQGSASMDESMITGESRSVRRSENDQVVAGTVATDSGIRVEITAVGGDTALAGIQRLVADAQNSSSRAQRIADTAAGWLFWFALISGVITAIVWTLVGLPDDAVVRTITVLVIACPHALGLAIPLVVSIATERAAKGGVLIKDRLALESMRTVDTVLFDKTGTLTKGEPTVTDIHTVGDHDADTVLAAAAAAETDSEHPLARAIVGAAHARRLNPGAARDFSSAPAVGVSAQVDGHRVQVGGPNLLDQENGHELDVADAWRADGAIILHVLFDGQVVGALKLADEIRPESRKAIDALHARNVQVVMITGDAEAVAHSVATELGIDRYFAGVRPGDKADKVQQLQSEGRKVAMVGDGVNDAPALAQADVGIAIGAGTDVAIASAGVILASDDPRSVLSVIELSRASYRKMKQNLWWAAGYNLLSVPLAAGVLAPIGFVLPMSIGAILMSLSTIVVALNAQLLRRLDLRPEATLRAVLDPRESEPATPAARP
- a CDS encoding phosphatase PAP2 family protein, translated to MTAHHASSPLPRVELSTRPKLNPVAALYVPGAFVAVALFCWLAALVVDHPGPFAADANVMNGFIQIRTGLLTIIAQAIAVGTDPAVTAGVVIAAALWLLMRSKDRMSAAFLVGAAVATAVALEAAKLWVDRPRPPAAMQLMPETNNSFPSGHVTGVVAVFGALAMVAVLRGVRRFLVVTIWSVLVVLVVLDRLYLGVHWSSDIVGALLLGTAVLLLELAVLRRMMPTHLPKTDPVSAHHPSPGR